Proteins from a single region of Candidatus Puniceispirillum marinum IMCC1322:
- a CDS encoding LpxI family protein has protein sequence MTKLAIIAGQGHIPVDIGHAAIANGHDVVMMPLEHQADADYSSFQTEPIGLANIGRTRKLMLDHACDAMIMVGKVRRPPIGDLRPDVDGVKLLGKMLMRGDDQTLRLVAEYFAEVGIKVMAASDIMPDRHLAIGLVAGSRLGKQNRADIDLGCAVLDSIGSHDIGQGVVVQDGRIISIEAAEGTDAMLARSADLIDKTASGAVFVKIPKSAQDKRLDIPFIGLETVKAVVDAGIRVMAIEAGGVMLADPREQVIAACIAGNISLVGLKPRNQR, from the coding sequence ATGACAAAGCTTGCCATTATCGCTGGTCAGGGACACATTCCCGTCGATATTGGCCATGCCGCCATTGCGAATGGTCATGATGTTGTGATGATGCCGTTGGAACATCAGGCCGATGCTGATTACAGTAGCTTTCAGACTGAACCTATTGGCTTGGCGAATATCGGACGTACACGCAAATTGATGCTGGATCATGCCTGTGATGCCATGATTATGGTTGGTAAGGTCAGACGTCCTCCTATTGGTGATTTGCGCCCTGATGTGGATGGGGTGAAATTGCTTGGCAAAATGCTCATGCGTGGCGATGACCAAACTTTGCGTCTCGTTGCTGAATATTTTGCCGAGGTTGGCATAAAGGTCATGGCCGCCAGTGATATAATGCCGGATCGGCATCTTGCTATAGGGCTTGTCGCTGGCTCTAGGCTTGGCAAACAGAATCGTGCTGATATAGACCTTGGATGTGCAGTTCTCGACAGCATCGGATCGCATGATATCGGGCAGGGGGTTGTCGTGCAGGATGGCCGGATCATTTCGATAGAGGCAGCTGAAGGCACCGATGCAATGCTGGCACGTTCGGCTGATCTGATTGATAAGACGGCAAGCGGTGCCGTGTTTGTGAAAATCCCGAAATCGGCTCAGGATAAACGCCTTGATATTCCCTTTATTGGCCTTGAAACGGTCAAAGCTGTTGTGGATGCCGGCATCCGTGTCATGGCGATCGAAGCTGGTGGGGTTATGCTGGCTGATCCACGTGAACAGGTAATCGCTGCCTGTATCGCAGGTAACATATCTTTGGTAGGGCTGAAACCACGGAACCAACGATGA
- a CDS encoding OmpH family outer membrane protein yields MAQDATTQNADLNVKRIGLVDIEGVLRSAVASDKVRKLLDEQREKFQQEFSVTEKQLQDTERDLTLKRGVISDAEFDQQRIAFQNKVTQLQQDIQYRRQALDSAYQKAQNDLRALAIDILAEIAAEKKLDLILARNSALIFLPHFNLSNEVLERLDERTKNAKIEIEITNPDNN; encoded by the coding sequence ATGGCCCAGGACGCGACCACGCAGAATGCTGACCTCAATGTAAAACGTATAGGTCTTGTTGATATTGAAGGTGTGCTTCGCTCTGCGGTAGCATCCGATAAAGTGCGCAAATTGCTTGATGAACAACGCGAAAAATTCCAGCAAGAGTTTAGCGTTACCGAAAAACAGTTACAGGATACCGAGCGCGACCTGACGTTAAAGCGCGGGGTGATTTCTGACGCTGAATTTGATCAACAGCGTATTGCCTTCCAGAATAAGGTAACCCAGTTACAGCAAGATATTCAGTATCGGCGTCAGGCTCTTGATAGCGCCTATCAAAAAGCACAAAATGATCTGCGCGCATTGGCCATAGATATCCTTGCCGAAATTGCCGCTGAAAAGAAACTTGATCTTATTTTGGCGCGAAATTCTGCATTGATCTTTTTACCCCATTTCAACCTCTCTAACGAGGTGCTTGAACGTCTGGATGAGCGCACGAAAAATGCAAAAATTGAGATTGAAATCACAAATCCTGACAATAATTAG
- the bamA gene encoding outer membrane protein assembly factor BamA, translating into MRNFLLIAIFLFASGLLLPANEIHAQSNDQNIRVSEIRVLGNKRVSSGTVLSYLPVNIGDVVTQSSLNVALERLFDTGLFKDISIDNEAGVITIDIQENPIINRINIEGNDAISDERLLEAIDVQPRRVFTQKLALEATRTLLDLYQAGGRFGASVEPKIIELDENRVDLVFEVNEGPLIKISSISFSGNQRYSDRVLRSAISSREQRWWAFLSSADKYDEGRLDYDVRLLRQFYLARGYADISVTRVRGGLLPDRSGFAVSFILNEGTQYTVRDITLTSEIENVDIPDLISLFDFSDDNRYDVRRLEQGLVDITNRLGEFGYAFVDVRPEITTIPEDSVLDIHVTVGKARKNFVERIDIIDNTRTLDDVIRREMELVEGDAFNTLKLERSERNIRNLGYFAKVDVRNIQGSSEDQTISQIIVEEQSTGEFSVGVGYSTLDKTSLNLGIAERNFLGSGRSVRASIGLSDSKTDFVIGVTEPYFLGRNLTGSASLFNEKTKSSSVTTKRTGVNFGVGFSAANDIYHQVNYRLDQSETTDSSTTATSVTGENGKNILTSSVSYTLGKDTRDNRFDPSEGYLMEISETLAGFGGDAKYSRTVGRAAYYQPYLFNAVILGVRGRIGHVAGLGENVTQSQRFSLGGRLVRGFTGSGIGPRDTGSKAAVGGNNMYAGSVEIVSDLGLSKDIGLRWTAYTDFGSVWGTDYPAGVTKPNDQAMRASLGVGVLWDTVLGPMSFYWADPISKQSHDETKRFQLSIGTRF; encoded by the coding sequence ATGCGTAATTTTTTGCTAATTGCGATTTTTCTATTTGCTTCAGGTCTGTTACTTCCCGCCAATGAAATACATGCCCAATCGAATGATCAGAATATTCGTGTGTCAGAGATACGGGTGCTTGGGAATAAGCGTGTGTCTTCGGGTACGGTGCTGTCATATCTACCGGTAAATATTGGTGATGTGGTAACTCAGAGCAGCCTCAATGTCGCGCTTGAACGGCTTTTTGATACCGGTCTTTTCAAAGATATTAGCATTGATAATGAGGCTGGTGTTATCACCATTGATATTCAGGAAAACCCCATTATCAACCGGATTAATATCGAAGGGAATGACGCAATCAGCGATGAACGCCTGTTGGAAGCTATTGACGTTCAACCGCGCCGCGTATTCACCCAGAAACTAGCCCTTGAAGCGACCAGAACATTGCTTGATCTGTATCAGGCTGGCGGCCGGTTTGGTGCCTCTGTTGAGCCTAAAATCATCGAGCTTGATGAAAATCGTGTGGATCTGGTGTTCGAAGTGAATGAGGGCCCTCTTATCAAGATCAGTTCGATCAGCTTTTCGGGCAACCAACGTTATTCTGACCGGGTTCTGCGCAGTGCTATTTCAAGCCGTGAGCAGCGCTGGTGGGCGTTTTTGAGTTCGGCAGATAAATATGATGAAGGCCGGTTGGATTATGATGTGCGTTTGCTTCGCCAGTTTTATCTGGCGCGTGGTTATGCCGACATTTCGGTCACCCGGGTTCGGGGCGGTCTATTGCCTGACCGAAGCGGTTTTGCCGTCTCCTTCATTTTGAACGAGGGCACGCAATATACGGTTCGTGATATTACACTGACCAGTGAAATTGAGAATGTTGATATTCCTGATCTGATTTCGTTGTTTGATTTTTCTGATGATAATCGATACGACGTGCGCCGGCTTGAGCAGGGGCTTGTTGACATCACCAACCGTCTTGGTGAATTTGGCTATGCCTTTGTTGATGTGCGCCCTGAAATAACTACCATACCTGAAGACAGTGTTCTCGATATTCATGTCACCGTGGGTAAGGCGCGTAAGAACTTTGTTGAACGCATTGATATTATTGATAATACCCGTACGCTTGATGATGTTATTCGCCGCGAAATGGAGCTTGTCGAGGGGGATGCGTTTAACACCCTCAAGCTAGAGCGTTCAGAACGTAACATTCGCAATTTGGGTTATTTTGCCAAAGTTGATGTCCGTAACATCCAAGGTAGTAGCGAAGATCAGACCATCTCGCAGATCATCGTTGAAGAACAATCGACAGGTGAATTCAGTGTTGGTGTCGGTTATTCGACCTTGGATAAAACCAGTTTGAATTTGGGTATCGCCGAGCGCAATTTCTTGGGATCTGGTCGTTCGGTGCGCGCCAGCATCGGCCTGTCCGACTCAAAAACAGATTTTGTGATTGGCGTTACCGAGCCTTATTTCCTTGGCCGTAATCTGACTGGCAGTGCGTCGCTATTCAATGAAAAGACGAAATCCAGTTCGGTAACAACGAAACGCACAGGTGTTAATTTCGGCGTTGGCTTTAGTGCGGCTAATGATATTTATCATCAGGTCAATTACCGACTTGATCAAAGTGAAACGACTGACTCATCAACAACCGCGACGTCGGTGACGGGGGAAAATGGAAAAAACATTCTGACATCTTCGGTCAGCTATACGCTGGGCAAGGATACGCGTGATAATAGATTTGATCCCTCCGAAGGGTATCTGATGGAAATATCCGAAACGCTTGCCGGTTTTGGTGGTGATGCGAAATATTCGCGAACTGTGGGCCGCGCGGCTTATTATCAGCCGTATCTGTTTAATGCCGTTATATTGGGTGTTCGTGGGCGTATCGGGCATGTAGCAGGCCTTGGTGAAAATGTAACACAATCACAACGTTTCTCGCTTGGTGGTCGGCTTGTACGCGGCTTTACAGGGTCTGGTATTGGGCCGCGTGATACAGGTTCTAAGGCGGCTGTTGGTGGTAATAATATGTATGCAGGGTCTGTTGAAATTGTATCAGACCTTGGCTTAAGCAAGGATATTGGTCTGCGCTGGACGGCATATACCGATTTTGGTTCGGTATGGGGAACAGATTATCCCGCGGGCGTAACCAAGCCTAATGATCAAGCTATGCGTGCCTCATTGGGTGTGGGTGTCCTCTGGGATACTGTTTTGGGGCCGATGTCATTCTACTGGGCTGATCCGATATCAAAGCAATCGCATGACGAAACCAAACGATTCCAACTATCGATTGGCACGCGTTTCTAA
- the lpxA gene encoding acyl-ACP--UDP-N-acetylglucosamine O-acyltransferase, with translation MDQSNLTSTVIHPTAIISNAATIGAGVSIGAYCVVGDNAVLGDGVKLMSHVVIDGHTSIGAGTQIYPFAVLGCAPQHTRYAGEASTLEIGENCIIREHVTMHPGTAIDNMRTIIGNNGLFFAGAHVAHDCIVGDNVIFANNASLGGHAKIGDSVMLGGYSAVQQHCRVGSHCMLGAHSLVDSDVVPFSIAVGNRARLSGINVIGLARRGFSDESVSALRAAFLMLFNDADIFATRVETTRAHFADVAEVQDMIAFIDDAGRNGVCQAAKR, from the coding sequence ATGGATCAATCAAACCTTACCAGCACCGTTATTCATCCAACAGCCATTATCAGTAATGCCGCAACCATCGGGGCTGGTGTCTCTATAGGTGCCTATTGTGTTGTTGGCGACAATGCTGTGCTTGGCGACGGTGTCAAATTGATGAGCCATGTGGTGATTGACGGCCATACATCGATTGGTGCGGGTACTCAAATCTATCCCTTTGCCGTGCTTGGTTGCGCCCCGCAGCATACCCGCTATGCCGGTGAGGCCTCGACATTGGAGATTGGCGAAAATTGTATCATTCGCGAGCATGTTACCATGCACCCGGGCACAGCGATCGATAATATGCGCACCATCATTGGTAATAATGGCCTGTTTTTCGCAGGCGCGCATGTCGCCCATGACTGCATAGTCGGCGATAACGTTATTTTTGCCAATAACGCATCATTGGGCGGGCATGCTAAGATTGGCGACTCTGTCATGCTTGGCGGTTACTCGGCGGTGCAACAGCATTGCCGTGTGGGCAGTCATTGTATGCTTGGCGCCCATTCGCTTGTTGACTCGGATGTGGTACCGTTTTCTATCGCCGTTGGCAATCGCGCGCGTCTGTCTGGCATAAATGTCATTGGTCTGGCACGGCGCGGCTTTTCTGATGAAAGCGTAAGCGCACTTCGTGCCGCATTTTTGATGTTGTTTAATGATGCGGATATTTTTGCGACCCGCGTTGAAACAACACGCGCTCATTTTGCTGATGTTGCCGAAGTCCAGGACATGATTGCCTTTATTGACGATGCTGGGCGCAACGGTGTTTGTCAGGCGGCCAAACGCTGA
- the lpxD gene encoding UDP-3-O-(3-hydroxymyristoyl)glucosamine N-acyltransferase yields MTINRTFYDFDETVTVADLAVILGGVVAPSSAISASFITDIEPLHSVASGALSYVSSPKHLAGQAIPDNAVILASESCLNSLPDAIHLIIVDNPRLAYAKAAQHLVTERVDPKAHMATAGIAPDARIDPTAQISPRATIMHDAVIGAGTIIEAGAIIYPHVTIGAQCHIFANSSIAFADIGDHVVVRNGVVIGSAGFGLEPASDSIVKVPQLGIVRIADGCDIGSNSTIDRGALDDTIVGKMVMLDNLCHIAHNCVIGDNCMIAAQVGMAGSVTLGKNVIIGGQAGISGHLTIGDGAIIMGHSGVTKNIDANSTVVGFPAEASGDYWRKLAGLRRLLKQSDNKN; encoded by the coding sequence GTGACAATTAATCGCACATTCTATGATTTTGACGAAACGGTAACCGTTGCTGATCTTGCTGTCATCTTGGGGGGTGTTGTTGCGCCTTCAAGCGCCATATCCGCATCCTTTATTACCGACATAGAGCCTTTGCATAGTGTGGCTAGCGGGGCTTTATCCTATGTATCAAGTCCAAAACATTTAGCCGGTCAGGCTATTCCTGACAATGCTGTCATTCTGGCATCCGAGTCATGCCTGAACAGCCTGCCTGATGCCATCCATCTGATCATCGTTGACAATCCACGCCTTGCCTATGCCAAGGCAGCGCAGCATCTCGTAACTGAACGGGTTGACCCCAAAGCGCATATGGCGACCGCAGGCATCGCACCTGACGCCCGTATTGATCCGACAGCACAAATATCACCACGTGCAACAATCATGCACGACGCTGTTATTGGAGCAGGCACCATTATTGAGGCCGGTGCGATTATCTATCCGCATGTTACCATCGGTGCGCAGTGCCATATTTTTGCCAATAGTTCGATAGCCTTTGCTGATATCGGTGATCATGTTGTTGTCCGTAACGGTGTCGTTATTGGCAGTGCTGGATTTGGCCTTGAACCTGCTTCAGATAGTATAGTTAAGGTGCCACAGTTGGGTATTGTGCGCATTGCTGATGGGTGTGATATCGGATCGAATAGCACGATTGATCGCGGTGCTTTGGACGATACAATAGTGGGCAAAATGGTCATGCTCGATAATTTATGCCACATTGCCCATAACTGCGTTATTGGTGACAATTGCATGATAGCCGCGCAGGTTGGCATGGCAGGTAGTGTTACTTTGGGTAAAAATGTTATCATTGGTGGCCAGGCTGGTATATCTGGGCATTTGACCATCGGCGATGGGGCTATAATAATGGGGCATTCGGGTGTGACTAAAAACATAGATGCCAATTCAACCGTTGTTGGGTTTCCAGCCGAAGCAAGTGGTGATTATTGGCGTAAACTGGCTGGATTGCGCCGTCTTTTGAAACAGTCAGACAACAAAAATTGA
- the fabZ gene encoding 3-hydroxyacyl-ACP dehydratase FabZ, whose translation MGADTVNLNIDEIKKLIPHRPPLLLIDRVEDVISDQEATGIKAVSMGEPFFVGHFPDFPVMPGVLIVEALAQTAACMVAVTLGDATKGKLVFFTTIEKARFRTPVRPGDMMRLHVTKTAAKGPLWKFTGIASVDGKTVAEAEFGAMTVDPAR comes from the coding sequence ATGGGCGCGGATACAGTAAATTTGAACATTGACGAGATTAAAAAGCTAATCCCGCATCGTCCGCCATTATTGCTGATTGATCGGGTCGAAGACGTGATTTCTGATCAGGAAGCGACAGGTATCAAAGCTGTTAGCATGGGTGAACCCTTTTTCGTTGGGCATTTTCCTGATTTTCCGGTGATGCCGGGGGTTCTGATTGTCGAGGCTTTGGCGCAAACGGCGGCCTGTATGGTAGCAGTGACGCTTGGTGATGCTACCAAAGGCAAGCTTGTTTTCTTTACCACTATTGAAAAAGCGCGTTTCCGTACACCGGTGCGCCCGGGTGATATGATGCGCCTGCATGTGACAAAAACCGCTGCCAAGGGGCCTTTGTGGAAATTTACCGGTATTGCATCAGTTGACGGTAAAACAGTTGCCGAGGCCGAATTTGGCGCGATGACTGTCGATCCGGCGCGTTAG